In Novosphingobium kaempferiae, the DNA window CCGATGGTTTCGATGCAGGAGACGAAACCCGTCAGGCAGAAGCCGAGGATCGCCGAGGCCGAAATCGCGAAGCCGAAGTGGAACGGCATCGGCACCATGACCAGCCCGGCGCTCGACACGGGCGCAAAGTCGATCCGGCCCATCAGAAGGGCCACGACGTAGCCCGCGATTAGGCCGATCAGCACCGCAGCCGTCGACCAGACGCCCCGCCCAAAGAAGTTTAGGCCCAGCGTCACCACCACGACCACGCCCGCCAGCAGCCAACTCTGCCATGCCCCGAACGCAGGCGTGCCGACAGCGGGAACGCCGCCCGCCGCATACTGGATGCCGATACGCATGAGCGACAGCCCGATCATCAGCACCACGAGCCCGGTGATCAGCGGCGGCAGCGCGAAGCGGATGCGGCCAACAAACATGCTCAGGAACGCGTGGAGCAGTCCGCCGAACAGCGCCGCCGTCGTCAGCGTCGCCATGGCCTCCACGCCCTTGCCCGCGACGATCGGGATCATCACCGGGATGTAGGCGAAGCTGGTGCCCTGCACGAGCGGTAGCCGCGCGCCGACCGGGCCGAAGCCGATCGTCTGCATCAGCGTGGCGATCCCTGCGAACAGCATCGCCATCTGGATCATGTAGACCATCTCGGTCGTGTCGCGCGATCCGAACCCGAAGCCCGCCGCGCCCGCGATGATGATCGCAGGGGTCATGTTGCTGACGAACATGGCAAGGACGTGCTGGACGCCGAGCGGAATGGCCGTGGCCCAGCCCGGGAACCAGTTCGGGTCGCGTGCCTCCGTCCTGCTAATCCCGGCGGGGGGAGTGACCCGCTCGGCCGCGATTTCGGGGGCGATCAGGGCGGTCATTTTCCGAGGTACTCCTGTCAGGCGAAAGTCATGAGCCGGTCGAGCGAGCGGCGGGCATTGCGCAGCACATCCTCGCGCCGGACCTGCGTGAGTTCACCGCTGCGGACGACGGCGCGGCCATCGACGAAGACATCGCGCGCGCCGGTCGGCGGGGCGAGAACCAGTCCGGCCACCTTGTCCCACGCGCCGGTGGAGGCGATGTCGGACATGTCCCATACGGCAAGGTCCGCGCGCTTGCCCGGCTCCAGCGCGCCGACATCGCTGCGGCCCAGAACCTGAGCCCCGCCGCGTGTCGCCAGATGCAGCGCCTCGCGCGGGTCGAAGCGGTCGGCGCCGAGTTGGACGCGCTGGAGCAGCATCGCCTGCCGCGCTTCGTTCAGCAGGTGGCCGGAATCGTTGGAGGCCGAACCGTCGACGCCGAGGCCCAGCGGCACACCCGCATCGACCATCGCCCGCACCGGCGCGATGCCGGAGCCGAGGCGGCAGTTCGAGCATGGGCAATGCGCCACGCCCGTGCCGGTCCGGGCGAACAGGTCGATCTCCTGCGCGTCAAGCTGGACGCAATGCGCATGCCAGACGTCCGGGCCGGTCCAGCCCAGATCCTCGGCGTACTGGCCGGGGCGGCAGCCGAAGCGTTCGAGGGAAAAGGCGACGTCGTCGGCATCCTCGGCCAGATGCGTGTGCAGCATCACGCGCTTGTCGCGGGCCAGCAGCGCCGCCTCCCGCATGAGGTCGGTGCTGACCGAGAACGGGGAACATGGCGCAACGGCCACGCGCAGCATCGCGCCTTCGGAAGCGTCGTGGAAACTGTCGATCACGCGGATCGTGTCGGCGAGGATGGCGTCCTCATCCTCGACCACGCTGTCGGGCGGCAGGCCGCCCTTGCTTTCTCCCACGCTCATGGACCCGCGCGTCGCGTGGAAGCGCAGGCCGACGCCTTGCGCTGCGTGGATGGAATCGTCGAGTCGCACGCCGTCCGGGAAGAGGTAGTGGTGGTCCGAACTCATCGTGCAGCCGGACAGCGCCAGTTCGGACAGCCCCAGTTGCGTCGCCGCGAAGACATCCTCCGACGTGTAGCGTGCCCAGATCGGATAGAGCCGCTTGAGCCACCCGAACAACGACGTGTTGATGGCGCCGGGCAGCGCGCGGGTCAGCGTCTGGTAGAGGTGGTGGTGCGTGTTGACGAGGCCGGGGGTGACGACGCAGCCACGCGCGTCGATCACCTCGTCCGCTTCGTCCGCCAGCGGGGCCAGTTCAGCGCTGGTCCCCACCGCGACGATCACCCCGTCCCGCCATGCCAGCGCGCCATCGGCGATTTCGCGCCGGGCATCGTCCATGCAGACCAGCACGTCGGCATGGCGGAGCAGGGTCACGCCCATCAGGGCGTCGCGTCCTTGTAGCGATCCCAATTGCCGAGCAGTTCGTCGACCACTTTCGAGCCCACGGTGTAGAGGTTCTCCACCGCCGCTTCGAGGCCCGCGTAACCTTCGTTCTCGCGCAGGAGGTAGGTTGCGGCGTCGACGTCCGGCGGGGGCATCGTGAAGTTGGACCCGGCACGCACCACTAGCACGCGATCACGGTCGGCGCGGCCGACCTTGTCGAGATAGGTCATCGCCTGCATGACGCCGGTGTCTTCCATCGCGGAGGTCACGAACTCGCCCTTGCCGCCGCTCCAGTAGCGGACCCAGTCGTTCGCCCAGTCGGTCAGCTTCTCGCCGTGCCAGAAGGTCATGGCGGACAGCGTGTCGCCCTCCAGCACGAAGGGGGCTTCGAGGGCATGAGGATAGTCGGTGAACTTGGCGCGCTCTGCGGCGATGGCGGGGCTGTCCGGAAGTTCGATGTTCTTCGTGAGGTCGTATGCCCACTTTTCGAGGCTGGGATTGACCTCGAACATCTCGCCGCCCGACGGGTCGGCCTTGCCCTTCATATCGTTGGGGCCCTTGGTATGTCGGGCGAAGTAGCCGGTCTTCCAGTCGGCCGGGATTTCGCGCGCATCGATCTCGTGGCCAAGATCGCCGTCGACGACATAGCGTGCCCAGGCGACCGAGCCGATCGAGGCGTCCTCGGGATCGATGCCCGCAATGCCCGCGACGAGCCAGTAGGATTGCGACAAGTCAAAGCGCTGATCGAGGCCAAGCGCCATGATCGCCGCTGTCGAGCGCGACGTGCCGATCCCGGTCACGACGCCGAGCACCTGCGTTTCGGGGTTGTAGTAAAGGTCGTGGAAGCTCTGCGGGAAGGCAATGCGCTGGGTCAGACCGCGACGCGTCTTCCAGAGCTGGAATTCACCCGCGACATCGCCCTCGTCCTTGCCGATCTCGAACAGCGAGACGACGACGACCTTGACCGGCAGCGGATGATCGCATGGCGCGCCGGGCTCGCAGTCGGCAACTGCGGAAGCGGCAGGGGCGTCAGCCGCGAAGGCTGGCGAGGCCATGGACAGCATGGCGCCCGCCATGAAAGTCGCGAGCGTCTGGAAGCGCATGGGAAACCTTTCGAATTCGAACAAAACGGGGAGCCTCGGCTTGCGCCCAGACTCCCCGGCATTTCAGATCAGAACTTGTACGACACGGTCGCCTGGAAGCTGCGCGGCAGTTCAGGCAGCACGATCGTCGAGCCGAACAACTCGGTGAAGTTCGCGCGGAAGTACTTCTTGTCGGTCAGATTCTTGACGACGCCGCGGAACAGCCAGGGGCCGGTCTCGTAGGTCACGCCCGCGTCGAACTTGACGTAGGCGGGCAGCTTCACCGCCTTCGACTGGCCCGAATAGACCGAATCCACCGCCACCATGCTGCCCGAGAACGCCAGTCCGTTGTCGAAGGCGTAAGTGCCGGTCAGCGAGTAGAGGTTGGTCGGGATACCCGCGCGGCGGGCGTCGCTCTTCGAGTTGATCGGAACCAGACCGATGGGCTGGCCGCCGAGATACAGTGCCGGGTTCGAAACGTTGACCAGATCCTCGATACCGAAGAAGCTGAACAACGTGCCGTCCTGCAGGGCGGTCAGGTTGTAGACCTTAGTGCGGGTGTAGGCGCCGGTGACGAGCAGGTGGTCATCGACCGCCCAGCGCATTTCGGCTTCGAGGCCCTTGGTCTGCACCGCCTGGTTGACGGTGATCGACTGCGAGGAATAGTCGGTACGCTCCTGCTTGTAGACCGAGACGGCCGCATAGAGGCGATCGTCAAGCCAGCTGCCCTTCACACCACCTTCGTAGAGCTTCGAGGCCGAAATCCAGGTGCCTGCCTGGAGGTTGGCCGGGTCGAGCTCGGCACCCTGCCCGACGATGACCACCGACTGGCGTGCGATGGTGGCGTAGGGGATGATGCCGAAGGGCAGCTTATAGTTGGCGCTTGCCGACCACGACCACGCACCCTTGGTATCCTTGGCGCCCGAGAAGCCGGGATCGACCTCCATCTTGGCCCGGTTGTAGTTGGATACACCCTTGATGCGATCGTAGCGCGCGCCCAGCGTGACATCGAGGCCGAAGCTGAAGTCGAGATCGACGAGGCCCGCGAACGCGAGGTCCGTGTAGTGGCCGCTCACGTAGCTGGTGTAGTCGCAATCGCACTCGGTCGAAAGCAGACGGTCGCTGGCCGGGGTATAACCCTGGGTCAGATCGACGCGATGGAAGTATTCGTAGTTGAAATCCTCGCCGTGCTTGAAGTGCGTGTAGCGGATGGACGGGGAGAGCTGGAACGAGAATTTGCCCGCCGTGTTCTCGAAGGTCTTCGAGATGACGATCTTGTCTTCGAACACATACGAGTCGTGGAATTGCGAGAAGCCGTAGGAGTTCTCGTTCATGTTCTCGTAGCTGTCGTAGAACGCCTGGTTCTTGATCTCGATATCGCCGGGACCGGTC includes these proteins:
- a CDS encoding nucleobase:cation symporter-2 family protein produces the protein MTALIAPEIAAERVTPPAGISRTEARDPNWFPGWATAIPLGVQHVLAMFVSNMTPAIIIAGAAGFGFGSRDTTEMVYMIQMAMLFAGIATLMQTIGFGPVGARLPLVQGTSFAYIPVMIPIVAGKGVEAMATLTTAALFGGLLHAFLSMFVGRIRFALPPLITGLVVLMIGLSLMRIGIQYAAGGVPAVGTPAFGAWQSWLLAGVVVVVTLGLNFFGRGVWSTAAVLIGLIAGYVVALLMGRIDFAPVSSAGLVMVPMPFHFGFAISASAILGFCLTGFVSCIETIGDVDAICEGNAGRPATDKELQGAVAADGVGTALAAVFGAMPNTTFSQNVGLIAITGVMSRHVVTIGALFLVLCGLLPKVGAVITTIPIEVLGGGVIVMFGMVASAATSMLAGVEWTQRNMLIFGVSLSLALGLQLEPTALQHLPETARILLGSGVLPAAVTAVLLNLLVPGRRDQ
- a CDS encoding 8-oxoguanine deaminase, translated to MTLLRHADVLVCMDDARREIADGALAWRDGVIVAVGTSAELAPLADEADEVIDARGCVVTPGLVNTHHHLYQTLTRALPGAINTSLFGWLKRLYPIWARYTSEDVFAATQLGLSELALSGCTMSSDHHYLFPDGVRLDDSIHAAQGVGLRFHATRGSMSVGESKGGLPPDSVVEDEDAILADTIRVIDSFHDASEGAMLRVAVAPCSPFSVSTDLMREAALLARDKRVMLHTHLAEDADDVAFSLERFGCRPGQYAEDLGWTGPDVWHAHCVQLDAQEIDLFARTGTGVAHCPCSNCRLGSGIAPVRAMVDAGVPLGLGVDGSASNDSGHLLNEARQAMLLQRVQLGADRFDPREALHLATRGGAQVLGRSDVGALEPGKRADLAVWDMSDIASTGAWDKVAGLVLAPPTGARDVFVDGRAVVRSGELTQVRREDVLRNARRSLDRLMTFA
- a CDS encoding purine nucleoside permease produces the protein MRFQTLATFMAGAMLSMASPAFAADAPAASAVADCEPGAPCDHPLPVKVVVVSLFEIGKDEGDVAGEFQLWKTRRGLTQRIAFPQSFHDLYYNPETQVLGVVTGIGTSRSTAAIMALGLDQRFDLSQSYWLVAGIAGIDPEDASIGSVAWARYVVDGDLGHEIDAREIPADWKTGYFARHTKGPNDMKGKADPSGGEMFEVNPSLEKWAYDLTKNIELPDSPAIAAERAKFTDYPHALEAPFVLEGDTLSAMTFWHGEKLTDWANDWVRYWSGGKGEFVTSAMEDTGVMQAMTYLDKVGRADRDRVLVVRAGSNFTMPPPDVDAATYLLRENEGYAGLEAAVENLYTVGSKVVDELLGNWDRYKDATP
- a CDS encoding TonB-dependent siderophore receptor, whose amino-acid sequence is MMDTIRFNTRKSALVATALLCCTAMTTPAFAQDPQATDENGNEIVVTGSLGALPIEGVGSVFGFDKTIVETPRSASTISAEQMERFGITDIYDLVAQAPGTFTNSFFGVGGALDIRGTPGEVYFRGVRRLDNPGNYPTPIAASERIDIVRGPASPIYGPSKTGGYMNFVPKSARVQGGSYLASPEGKVSFTGGSWNKADLQAEFRGPGKIGTQEFGYSLYAEVEDSGSYYDNMSTNQTILQAAFDTDLTPNLRLEFGGMYQRYRGQQNGGWNRLTQDLVDNGTYITGSAISLDTNGDGQMSQQEINAAVPGGLSIFGGFACGGSPFAASITDACFTSSPNNLLNLQNVGTTKLSRKKTLTGKNDRLDNNGTTLYADLIWTGPGDIEIKNQAFYDSYENMNENSYGFSQFHDSYVFEDKIVISKTFENTAGKFSFQLSPSIRYTHFKHGEDFNYEYFHRVDLTQGYTPASDRLLSTECDCDYTSYVSGHYTDLAFAGLVDLDFSFGLDVTLGARYDRIKGVSNYNRAKMEVDPGFSGAKDTKGAWSWSASANYKLPFGIIPYATIARQSVVIVGQGAELDPANLQAGTWISASKLYEGGVKGSWLDDRLYAAVSVYKQERTDYSSQSITVNQAVQTKGLEAEMRWAVDDHLLVTGAYTRTKVYNLTALQDGTLFSFFGIEDLVNVSNPALYLGGQPIGLVPINSKSDARRAGIPTNLYSLTGTYAFDNGLAFSGSMVAVDSVYSGQSKAVKLPAYVKFDAGVTYETGPWLFRGVVKNLTDKKYFRANFTELFGSTIVLPELPRSFQATVSYKF